A stretch of DNA from Bactrocera neohumeralis isolate Rockhampton chromosome 6, APGP_CSIRO_Bneo_wtdbg2-racon-allhic-juicebox.fasta_v2, whole genome shotgun sequence:
tctggtagtgaacgagggcaagacaaaatatctcctgtcatcggactaagtaggcaattgagaagtaaagtcctctctcgacaaacaaaaaccaaactctataagttactcattattcccgtcctgctaaatggtgcagaggcatggacgatgacaacatctgatgagtcgaagtTACGAGCTTTCgatagaaaggttctgcggaagatttatggtcttctgcggattgacaacggcgaatatcgcatttgatggaacgatgagctgtatgagatatatgacgtcATTCACATAGTACAGCGAATTAATAGACACCGGCTATGATGGCTAGCTCATGATGTCCGCATGGACGAAAGCAATTCAAATCCCAGGGGTACCCCCCTGGGAAAGCAtacgaagacctccactccgttggaaagaccaggtgaagaaggacctgacttcgcttggaatctccaattggcgccacattacgaaaaaaaagaaatttctgccacgctgttgttaactcggttagaCACCGCTTAAGAGGTTAAAGTAAAAACGAAGAAGAACTCGATAGAAGCGACTGTAGAAACATCAtcagaatactaactggtcactgtcttgAGGCGACACACGCgcgcagaatggggctgacagaacgagaagactgcaggaaatgtctagagcagggcatCAGGAAAACAATGGAACATCTCTTGGGCatttgtcccgcattggcaaaaCTACGGCGCAAACATCTGGGGCCCCAACGGtttgatacactggaggaggtatcgatagttaTGCCGCAAAGTCTGTTAAATTCGCGTTAAACGAAGGCATCCTGAagaatgactactcctcttaGATCTAGCAACTGAATttcatctggtatcgcaaaggacgaaaactggtctatgcggtctatggcttattggcctactaGATTAACCCAACCTAACCTTTATACTTGCAccaacattttcaaataatcgcagtaaatgcaataaaacaaatttttgtagaTTTGctgaatatgtaaaaaaaaaaatatttatttaaatattgtaattagttgtaatttttattgtacaaagtgtagatataattaaaaatagctCGCAGTGCTTTCCTTAAgtaaataattgtatttatttgatatatttgcgaGACATAGAGCTCTTTAAGTGGCAGTGTTGTGTCTGTCCATATTGggacattttatatacatataagtatcatatatgtatttactatttacatacatatgtacatcttaaATGTACTTTTTACATATCTCTAAGTACCAATGTGCTTTGATAGCTGTAAAAAATGTagttcaatgaaaattaaagcaaaGGCAGCCTTGAGTAGCAATTGGAGTATTTCATCGTTcgatataaaatacaaaatttggatGAATTAGACTTATTTATAACTTCGCCTAAGCCTATTATACCTATTACTACAAGGGAATAAAACCGAAACAGTCTGCAGCAGTAATAGTCAATATTGTATTCCATTGAAATGATACATTTCAGCTTAtgatacaatatatgtatgtatatcatgttTCCTTTCAAACATGAAGCggtaattaaatacaaatttagaaTCAGTTATACAAATTGTGCACTAATTTATTTCCGACATTCggttattaagaaaaaaaagaaataaaataagaaaatagaaaaaaaataagaaaaaaagataaGATTTCAGAATTGAcaacaattttccaaaacatacttatgtatgtacttatataatatataatgccAATTGCTTACACCTCATCcgacttaaaaatatttttaatattagcaaataaatattattcttaTGTTCAGaaaaacatatgcacatatgatCATATGAATCGCTTTACGTACATACATTTCATTAATATTCTATAGAAGTAACTATTTTGTACTGGCAATTtagaaacttttcaaatttcattattaCAATTTCTTATTCAGAGAGAATGACTCGATTGCGTTTTCCCTTAGACAAAAATCTATAAATGTACACTTAAATTATTGCACGATCTAATGAGATCCCTCATTAATACACTAAATTAAGCCGTATTTGACATTTTGAAGGCAACTCAAACCTCTTAATTGTTTTATACTGTTCGCTGACGTTTAATATTAGCAATTAAATAACAAATGAAACcgaaacttaataaaaataaacagaaacataaaattacaatataataaacaaaaacataatgttgaactttttatcaaaaaaaagcactaatttcaaattcattcattcacttaacaagaaaaaagcaaaaataacaaaaaaaactcaaGCTCATTGCAAGCGTTTAACATAAAGCTCAAAGcattacatttatacatacaaacttatgtTGTGAACATATTTCGAAAATCAGTTCACTCATGTACTTCTCTCCCATAGAAAAGAGTGTCCAGAGCGCAATAATAAACACAAACTATATTACACATGGAAATCATTGAAAAACGTTTCAGTTGCATGAATGGGTTCCACATCTAGACTTAACGCCGCTGTGCTATTCAACACATTAAAGACTATTGCAAATATGATGTAGGCAGTGTAAATTCCAAGGGCGATCCACCACAGAAGCTGTTCGTGCAGCTTTTGCTCGAAATTTTTGAGTACAATCAGGCCGATCGTAAGACCTGCTAAGGCACCAGTCAAATGCGCAACATACGACACAGAGGGACTATGTGGATATTCTTCGGCATATCGGGCGTAAATTGCAAAGCCAAAGTCACAGGATgctacaattttattaaatgatataaaataaatattatagtcTAAAGTTGTAGGAAGATATTTAAACGCATACAAACTCCGTACTCATTACTCGATACTTACCGAATACAAGGATATTAATTAGTCGTAGAATGCCGTAGCGCATCTGATGAAAATTCAGCATGACATTGGCCAAATGAGCAGCTAACAGTGCGTAAACACCACCACTGGCGCCCACCAAGCACACTTCGGGATCAAAAATACTAGTGCCTGCGAATGGCGTAGAAACAGAGAAATATAAAATCAttgatacattttatatacatacatatatggttaaGAGTTACATGAAAAGACAAAAAACttgaatataaaaagttttcatagaatttttgaTGGCtattataattcaatattaCCTAGTGATCCAGCGAGCACACCAGAAAAGTATATGCAAGCAATTCGTCCAGAGCCATGTACCATCTCTAATGGCAAACCGAAAAGCAGTTGCACACATAAATTGAAGCCGAGATGAAACCAACCAGCGTGTACTACCATATAGAATACAAAGCGCCACACTTGACGACGCTTATCCGGACGGTAAATGAAGTACGAGTCGATCGGAACTGGACCGGCAGGTTCAGCTTCTCCAAACACGAGTGTGTGATAGGCGAAAAAACAGAGCTTCAAGAGAAAAAAGAAAGTGTGTAATTTAAATGGATcatttatatttgcatatgtggAAAGTTATAGATTTCGTGCAGTTTTCGATAAGTGGACTTTCCAGTCGGCTTGCAATTGAGGGAAGTgttgttaattttacaaaaattatttggcacaatatatgtacatacatacgtacgcaCATTTTGAATTCTGAATATTGCCGGCACATCCttttagctttttttgttttctgcttCTAACTTTTTCTGGAATAGCGTTAAATACTGCCTGTTTAATAGATtctacacacatacttacatatttataagcgGGTTACACAGTCTATATAAAGTAATAATACACTAAATGCCTGTGCTGTGTGCCGGTAGCTATTTCGACGCACGACTTAATTAACATACTACGGAGCTTTCATAGCAGCTTATCCATCTAAGGCAATAAAAGCGTATTGAAACCGACTATTAAGCATATTTACggtatttttaagtaatttcgGTTTTTAGTATCGAAAATATTGTCAACATTTGTGTGTATCTGATTACATGTAActgtatttaatgaaaatatttgattatttactTATGAACATTTTATGACTTTCCAATAAAGCACCTGGTCATTCAGGTTTACCTtcatacatgcacacaaacatacaaacatattaatttggtgaatatttgtGTGCATGCCACAGAATATTTTGCGTAttggaatatttaaatattgaaaatagtaatggacacattaaaaaattacatcaaaAGAATTGCAAGCGGCTTTAGAAATGTGTAGTCattaaatatttgacatttttactCAAACCCATTGACACAATTTAATTACTACAAACGTTCAAGTTTATTTCTCCAATCACCAAGTCTCCCATGGCGTTTATgcacataatatgtatgtatgtataaatatatgtttgtaataCATTACAATAAAAGTACTTGAACtgcatatttgtacaaaatataatatacatgaAGGAATTTAAGCTTTTTACAAAGTAtacgaatataaaatatatttatttattattatatgtttatagtattatgtataatatacatatataatatatatattatatatattatattatatatagtatactataaatacaaatatatagtacaattggaatattttatttacctcTATGATTGTCATCAATACAATGAATAAAGGCGGGGGACAGCAGGAGTAGCGATCGGCGTAGTATTTCCGATCACGCTCTTCGGGCAATATTTCCATGGCGACGACATGTACCATTTTCTTGAAGAACGGCGGATCCTCTATAACAAGATGGAAATCATTTTCGGAACAAACTTCTCGATCGCGATGATGAACTGCACATTTAAAGCTGCGAGAACGCTTGCCACTCATCTGAAATAAGCACGTAAgtatattttgctttatttacaatgcacaaatatatgtatatctatatgcaGGTATAGGTTTGTAACCGTTGTTCACAAAACGGAAAATGAAGTTGAGTTTAATTAAAAGCGCGATTTATTGCATGAAATCCAAGTTTGATTACGtacctacatatttacatatacagtgCCGCACATAAGTATTGGCACAGCAACCATTTTGTATTTTGcggctattttaaaaacagactAATAggttatttattgtaaatatattttaccttGTTAAATCCATTCATTAACTACcacattgttattttttttataataattcatttttaattatacttttataattcacattcataaaaaataagcaatttttaCGACACAAAAGTATTGGCACACTCagtaaattataaagaaaaaaaaaataattatgcaatttaattaatatttggtgGGTAGTCCATTTTGATCCATTACAGCTTCCAGACGGACTTTCATATACTAGTTTTTGGGTTGTTAGCTGGGGTATTTTGTGCCATTCCAAATTCTAACAAAGCCTGCTTCAACTCCAGTTTAGTAATGCAAAGGACTATTCAAAGTCAAAATGGCGGTTTTCTCAAAAAAACCCGTCGTTTCCAACTTCCCACAAATGCTCAATTGGGTTGAAAAACCTGGAATTTATATGGGgcaaacatatttattgttataatacatacatacatacatatgtacatatgtacctaaaaagatcgtgtgaaaatttcaagccaATCGTTCTAACCGTTTCTAaaattgcgttttatttacactaagttaaaaaattatttcaaatacacTCATATTTTCGAGAGTATTTCCCAAATCAATTTTCGGGGAACGACATCAGTGTAAGGTTTCTAGATCTTTTCTAAAATCAACCCAAAGCTCAAGTaatcggatttttatccggccaagcaCTGTCAACTCGACTGTTTattgctgctacaacaacaaaccttaaaaaaaaaacaaatttaaatcacACACACTGGCAACGCTTTGAAAAGAGAGTAAAAAAACAAACGTCGCCCAACTAAGAGCGAAGAGCAAAACACCGCTGTGCgtctaaaattcaaatttcgcaAAATACGTCGGCAGAATAACGGAGCGCGCCACTTCAACCATTGATAAACACAAAGTACTGC
This window harbors:
- the LOC126763746 gene encoding protein rhomboid isoform X1, whose translation is MWSGFDRCSSRGVDIQSTNNAGSSQQETLAEIEHISTIAGSLVSIASISHTHTQVRYQCTNDAGYETEHTSLNSDFDEAELRRELLRDKWKLLFDMFDPEGFGEIPVDDFVKALKSPEFLSQVPMNKRELLHERAKKAQPPIGPGYVTFQDFVNVMSGKRSRSFKCAVHHRDREVCSENDFHLVIEDPPFFKKMVHVVAMEILPEERDRKYYADRYSCCPPPLFIVLMTIIELCFFAYHTLVFGEAEPAGPVPIDSYFIYRPDKRRQVWRFVFYMVVHAGWFHLGFNLCVQLLFGLPLEMVHGSGRIACIYFSGVLAGSLGTSIFDPEVCLVGASGGVYALLAAHLANVMLNFHQMRYGILRLINILVFASCDFGFAIYARYAEEYPHSPSVSYVAHLTGALAGLTIGLIVLKNFEQKLHEQLLWWIALGIYTAYIIFAIVFNVLNSTAALSLDVEPIHATETFFNDFHV
- the LOC126763746 gene encoding protein rhomboid isoform X2; the protein is MWSGFDRCSSRGVDIQSTNNAGSSQQETLAEIEHISTIAGSLVSIASISHTHTQQCTNDAGYETEHTSLNSDFDEAELRRELLRDKWKLLFDMFDPEGFGEIPVDDFVKALKSPEFLSQVPMNKRELLHERAKKAQPPIGPGYVTFQDFVNVMSGKRSRSFKCAVHHRDREVCSENDFHLVIEDPPFFKKMVHVVAMEILPEERDRKYYADRYSCCPPPLFIVLMTIIELCFFAYHTLVFGEAEPAGPVPIDSYFIYRPDKRRQVWRFVFYMVVHAGWFHLGFNLCVQLLFGLPLEMVHGSGRIACIYFSGVLAGSLGTSIFDPEVCLVGASGGVYALLAAHLANVMLNFHQMRYGILRLINILVFASCDFGFAIYARYAEEYPHSPSVSYVAHLTGALAGLTIGLIVLKNFEQKLHEQLLWWIALGIYTAYIIFAIVFNVLNSTAALSLDVEPIHATETFFNDFHV
- the LOC126763746 gene encoding protein rhomboid isoform X3 yields the protein MSGKRSRSFKCAVHHRDREVCSENDFHLVIEDPPFFKKMVHVVAMEILPEERDRKYYADRYSCCPPPLFIVLMTIIELCFFAYHTLVFGEAEPAGPVPIDSYFIYRPDKRRQVWRFVFYMVVHAGWFHLGFNLCVQLLFGLPLEMVHGSGRIACIYFSGVLAGSLGTSIFDPEVCLVGASGGVYALLAAHLANVMLNFHQMRYGILRLINILVFASCDFGFAIYARYAEEYPHSPSVSYVAHLTGALAGLTIGLIVLKNFEQKLHEQLLWWIALGIYTAYIIFAIVFNVLNSTAALSLDVEPIHATETFFNDFHV